A section of the Aminiphilus circumscriptus DSM 16581 genome encodes:
- a CDS encoding ABC transporter substrate-binding protein produces the protein MRRVLGVLAVISVLLGACVAWGAEEPIRIGYLATLTGEGSTWGQHERDGAVMAVEEINAAGGLLGRKVELVIYDVKGRAEDAINAARRLVTQDKVVAIGGTNYSSLNIAARPIIQEAQVPMIGSATTNPVVTVNPDTNEPWPYSFRICFTDPYQGLVMASYLYQKLGLKTAAIIGDVGSDYSEGMKQYFIETFEKLGGTVVGSWGFRGGDVDFRAQLTEIKAKAPQALAMPYLYKEMALTIKQAAELDFHPVFIGGDGYSPNMYEIAGDAMEGSWWVSHFDYDDPVLQPILEKYRKRYGKDATEIGNVVFAYDIVYWIADAIQRAGKAEGPAVRDALESTKDLKLAHFTLTLDPKTHNPLNKPAAILQFRKGKPVYVETWQPQVTF, from the coding sequence ATGAGAAGAGTTCTTGGAGTTCTTGCGGTGATCAGCGTTCTGCTCGGTGCTTGTGTGGCCTGGGGTGCGGAGGAACCCATCCGTATCGGTTATCTCGCCACACTCACGGGAGAGGGTTCTACCTGGGGCCAACACGAGCGAGACGGCGCCGTGATGGCGGTGGAGGAGATCAACGCCGCGGGCGGCCTTCTGGGGCGGAAGGTGGAACTCGTCATCTACGACGTGAAGGGAAGGGCGGAGGATGCCATCAATGCCGCGCGTCGGCTCGTGACCCAGGACAAGGTCGTCGCCATCGGCGGCACGAACTACAGCTCTCTGAACATTGCCGCCCGACCCATCATCCAGGAGGCGCAGGTTCCCATGATTGGCAGTGCCACCACAAATCCCGTGGTGACCGTGAACCCCGACACGAATGAACCCTGGCCCTACAGCTTCCGCATCTGCTTCACCGATCCCTACCAGGGGTTGGTCATGGCTTCCTACCTGTATCAGAAGCTCGGGCTCAAGACGGCGGCCATCATCGGTGACGTGGGCAGCGACTATTCCGAAGGGATGAAGCAGTATTTCATCGAGACCTTCGAGAAATTGGGCGGAACCGTTGTGGGTTCCTGGGGATTCCGCGGCGGCGATGTTGACTTCCGCGCTCAGCTCACGGAGATCAAGGCGAAGGCACCCCAGGCACTGGCCATGCCGTATCTTTACAAGGAAATGGCCCTCACCATCAAGCAGGCGGCGGAGCTTGATTTTCACCCCGTTTTCATTGGCGGCGACGGCTACAGTCCAAACATGTACGAAATTGCCGGGGACGCAATGGAAGGATCTTGGTGGGTCTCCCACTTCGACTACGACGATCCGGTTCTCCAGCCCATTCTGGAGAAATACCGGAAGCGCTACGGCAAGGACGCCACGGAAATCGGCAACGTGGTCTTCGCCTATGACATCGTTTACTGGATCGCCGATGCGATCCAGCGCGCCGGCAAGGCCGAAGGCCCCGCGGTGCGGGACGCCCTGGAGAGCACCAAGGATCTCAAGCTGGCGCATTTTACCCTCACCCTTGACCCGAAGACCCACAATCCTCTCAACAAGCCCGCGGCAATTCTCCAGTTCCGCAAGGGCAAGCCGGTCTACGTGGAGACCTGGCAGCCTCAGGTGACGTTCTGA
- a CDS encoding M20 family metallopeptidase, translating into MNGSLFSDAASRALLAELVRIPSPFFREEAIMDFTFSWLHEHGLPAEKHRYHVKPIYDFHGVNILGTLEGAEAGPRIVLNGHLDSVDLCEGWTRDPYGAEMEGNRLYGLGALDMKGGCAAILLAMKAFAKTVRRFRGSVCYTLVSDEEGPFGLGTDALIRDGLLEGADVAVVTEPSSAFAGCDFPDLGLGARGGWNYTVSLKGRAAHGANPELGINAVVEAAKVLLEIEKTPLATHEKLGPGSICPLGFSGGGAPLSVPDQASFSVFRHVIPGENKETILREVSAAIERAGLSGDVCLAFRNAPYPECDGFLPYVVDEDNPWTSAFRRSIVAVTKKEPKPTYFSSVGDFNYLGTRLGIPTLVFGPKGANYHSPDEYVEIDTVTKTAEVLYDFLVSSLGAER; encoded by the coding sequence ATGAACGGTTCTCTTTTCTCCGACGCGGCCAGCCGCGCTCTCCTCGCGGAACTGGTGCGCATTCCAAGCCCCTTCTTCCGGGAAGAGGCGATCATGGACTTCACTTTCTCCTGGCTTCACGAACACGGCCTTCCCGCGGAAAAGCACCGTTACCACGTGAAGCCCATCTACGATTTTCACGGCGTCAACATCCTCGGAACGCTTGAAGGGGCTGAGGCAGGGCCTCGCATCGTCCTCAACGGTCACCTGGATTCGGTGGACCTCTGCGAGGGGTGGACCCGGGACCCCTACGGGGCGGAAATGGAAGGGAACCGCCTCTACGGACTGGGTGCACTGGACATGAAGGGAGGATGCGCCGCAATCCTTCTCGCCATGAAAGCCTTTGCGAAAACGGTGAGGCGCTTTCGCGGATCCGTGTGCTACACCCTTGTGAGCGACGAGGAAGGTCCCTTCGGCCTGGGAACGGATGCGTTGATCCGGGACGGTCTCCTGGAGGGTGCGGACGTGGCGGTGGTGACGGAGCCCTCCAGCGCTTTCGCCGGATGCGACTTTCCCGATCTGGGCCTCGGCGCCCGGGGGGGATGGAACTACACGGTCTCTCTCAAGGGACGCGCCGCCCATGGCGCAAATCCAGAACTGGGCATCAACGCCGTCGTCGAGGCCGCGAAGGTTTTGCTGGAGATCGAGAAAACACCCCTCGCCACCCACGAAAAACTCGGCCCCGGTTCGATCTGCCCCCTGGGCTTTTCCGGCGGCGGCGCACCGCTCTCCGTGCCGGACCAAGCGTCTTTTTCCGTTTTTCGCCATGTGATTCCCGGCGAGAACAAGGAGACGATCCTGCGGGAGGTCTCCGCCGCCATCGAACGGGCCGGACTCTCCGGAGATGTCTGCCTTGCCTTTCGGAACGCTCCCTACCCGGAATGCGACGGTTTTCTCCCCTATGTGGTGGACGAGGACAACCCCTGGACGTCGGCGTTCCGCAGGAGCATCGTCGCCGTCACGAAAAAGGAACCGAAGCCGACCTATTTCTCGAGCGTGGGAGATTTCAATTATCTCGGCACACGTCTCGGCATCCCAACGCTCGTCTTTGGCCCAAAAGGTGCCAACTACCACAGCCCCGATGAGTACGTGGAGATCGACACGGTGACGAAGACCGCGGAAGTACTGTACGACTTTCTGGTCTCCTCCCTCGGAGCGGAACGCTGA
- a CDS encoding amidohydrolase: MDAKETKKAAAERLALVNGRVITMDEDLPEAEAILFEGGRVRAVGGSSEIRLLAGAGAEVVDLRKRTVLPGFCDTHMHLLAYGFSREQVDLNGCRSVEELVRRGQDHLRMNPISPGTWLFGRGWNQDLFAERRLPSKEDLDRISPAHPILFSRTCGHVAAVNSAALREAHITADLSVPGGVVEKNEAGEPSGILQEAVVFEWMERFIPDPSLEEMVRILEKSAAEALSQGLTTVHSDDFGAGRGARVLEAYRLLADSGRLGLRIREECLLPRRDALAGFLEKGLRTGDGDDWFRVGPVKILADGSLGGRTAALRAPYVDDPSTSGVPILSREELTELVSLAHEAGMQVAIHAIGDRTIELCLDVFEEILTSLPREARHRIVHVQCGHPDLFRRMARLGVLGDIQPVFTASDWPMAAPRLGPERARWYNAWKTMRECGVHLSGGSDAPVEPFNPLWGLAAAVTRKDRNGDPSGGFQPQECLSLMEALELVTTGGAFASFEENTKGKLLPGMFGDAVILNEDPFTVPPEMIKDLAVDLTVSGGVVRYCRT, translated from the coding sequence ATGGACGCGAAAGAGACGAAAAAAGCCGCAGCGGAAAGACTTGCCCTCGTGAACGGGCGAGTGATCACTATGGATGAGGATCTCCCGGAGGCGGAGGCGATTTTGTTCGAGGGCGGGCGCGTTCGTGCCGTTGGGGGATCGTCGGAGATCCGGCTTCTCGCCGGGGCCGGGGCGGAGGTGGTGGATCTCCGGAAAAGAACGGTTCTTCCCGGTTTTTGCGATACCCACATGCATCTCTTGGCCTACGGCTTCTCCCGGGAGCAGGTGGACCTGAACGGCTGCCGTTCCGTGGAGGAGCTGGTCCGTCGCGGCCAGGACCATCTTCGGATGAACCCGATCTCTCCGGGAACGTGGCTTTTCGGGAGAGGCTGGAACCAGGATTTGTTCGCGGAGAGGCGTCTTCCCTCCAAAGAGGATCTGGACCGCATTTCTCCGGCGCATCCCATCCTCTTCTCCCGCACCTGCGGACACGTGGCGGCGGTCAATTCCGCGGCGCTTCGGGAGGCACACATCACGGCGGACCTCTCGGTTCCCGGTGGCGTGGTGGAGAAGAACGAGGCGGGAGAGCCCTCGGGTATTCTCCAGGAAGCAGTGGTCTTCGAGTGGATGGAGCGGTTCATTCCGGATCCTTCCCTGGAGGAGATGGTCCGGATTCTCGAAAAGAGCGCCGCAGAGGCGCTTTCCCAAGGGCTCACCACTGTGCACAGCGACGACTTTGGTGCGGGGAGAGGAGCGCGTGTTCTGGAGGCGTATCGCCTGCTCGCCGATTCGGGGCGCCTTGGGTTGCGGATTCGGGAGGAGTGTCTGTTGCCTCGCCGAGATGCGCTCGCCGGTTTTCTGGAAAAAGGTCTTCGTACCGGAGACGGGGACGACTGGTTCCGCGTCGGTCCAGTGAAAATCCTCGCCGACGGATCTCTCGGAGGCCGGACTGCGGCGCTTCGCGCTCCCTATGTGGATGATCCCTCCACATCCGGAGTGCCTATTCTTTCCCGGGAGGAGCTGACGGAGCTGGTTTCCCTCGCCCACGAGGCAGGCATGCAGGTGGCGATTCACGCCATCGGAGACCGGACCATCGAACTCTGCCTCGATGTCTTTGAAGAGATTCTGACGTCCCTTCCTCGGGAGGCGAGGCACCGCATTGTGCACGTGCAGTGCGGACATCCCGACCTGTTCCGGAGAATGGCCCGACTGGGTGTGTTGGGAGATATACAGCCCGTCTTCACCGCCTCGGACTGGCCCATGGCGGCCCCCAGGCTGGGGCCGGAGCGGGCCCGTTGGTACAATGCCTGGAAAACCATGAGGGAGTGCGGTGTCCATCTCTCCGGTGGCAGCGATGCTCCCGTGGAGCCGTTCAATCCCCTCTGGGGTCTTGCCGCCGCAGTGACCCGAAAGGACCGGAACGGCGATCCCTCCGGAGGATTTCAGCCCCAGGAGTGCCTTTCCCTGATGGAGGCACTGGAACTCGTCACCACGGGAGGAGCCTTCGCCTCCTTCGAGGAGAACACGAAGGGCAAACTCCTTCCCGGCATGTTTGGGGATGCGGTGATTCTGAACGAGGACCCCTTTACGGTGCCTCCCGAGATGATCAAGGATCTTGCCGTGGATCTCACGGTGAGCGGTGGTGTCGTTCGTTACTGCAGAACCTGA
- a CDS encoding PLP-dependent aminotransferase family protein gives MEKNFLYMGVAEELAARIRGGEFAVGDRLPSLRELRRRTGFGLATVYQAYLELERRGLVVSRPRSGFVVEGGRPSLPLPETFRGVPDPLHPTRSALAAAVVEAAATPSILPLGGASPSPELMPRAFLARLTREVLRQEMDSVVGYEHPKGYPELRRRIARRCLGRAGFLSPEEIVITNGATEAVSLCLRAVTQPGDAVLVESPAYHGFLQIMEDLGLFALEVPARPDRGLDPAQVEAVLAQRKVAACLVVPNVNNPQGFIMKNEDKEALVEILTRRDIPVIEDDTYGELAYGEERPRMLRAFDRRGLVLSCSTFSKTLAAGMRLGWAAAGRFSEKVARFKLNASVGTGSLHQRVVASVLEKEPTFERHLRHLRNTFRRSIDLARRGVERHFPEGTRLSAPQGGALLWVELPPGGDSLELYRRALESRIAILPGLICSTTDAYRRYIRLNCGHFWSEEFDEGVRVLGGIAHTFAKA, from the coding sequence ATGGAGAAGAATTTCCTCTACATGGGCGTGGCGGAGGAATTGGCAGCACGGATCCGGGGCGGCGAATTCGCCGTGGGAGACCGGCTTCCCTCTTTACGGGAACTGCGCCGCCGGACCGGCTTCGGATTGGCTACGGTCTATCAGGCGTATCTGGAACTGGAGCGGCGCGGACTGGTCGTTTCCCGTCCCCGGTCGGGGTTCGTCGTGGAAGGAGGGCGTCCTTCGCTTCCGTTGCCCGAGACGTTCCGTGGTGTTCCCGATCCCCTTCACCCCACGCGGAGCGCTCTCGCCGCAGCGGTGGTGGAAGCGGCGGCGACGCCCTCCATTCTTCCCCTCGGAGGGGCGTCCCCGTCGCCGGAATTGATGCCCAGGGCTTTTCTCGCACGCCTCACGCGAGAGGTCTTGCGCCAGGAGATGGATTCCGTCGTGGGATACGAACACCCCAAGGGCTATCCGGAGTTGCGGCGCCGCATTGCTCGGAGATGCCTGGGACGGGCCGGATTTTTGTCTCCGGAGGAAATTGTCATCACCAATGGCGCGACGGAGGCGGTTTCCCTCTGTCTTCGGGCCGTGACGCAACCGGGAGATGCGGTGCTCGTGGAGAGTCCGGCCTATCACGGTTTTCTGCAGATCATGGAGGATTTGGGACTCTTTGCCCTGGAAGTGCCCGCCCGCCCTGACCGGGGGCTTGATCCTGCCCAGGTCGAAGCCGTTCTGGCGCAACGAAAGGTCGCGGCCTGTCTGGTTGTGCCGAATGTGAACAATCCACAGGGCTTCATCATGAAGAATGAGGACAAGGAAGCTCTGGTGGAAATTCTCACCCGTCGTGACATTCCCGTCATTGAGGACGATACCTACGGAGAGCTGGCCTACGGAGAGGAGCGTCCGCGCATGCTTCGGGCCTTCGACCGCAGAGGCTTGGTCCTTTCCTGTTCGACCTTCTCCAAGACGCTCGCCGCGGGAATGCGTCTGGGGTGGGCAGCGGCGGGGCGTTTTTCCGAGAAGGTGGCGCGGTTCAAGCTCAACGCAAGCGTGGGGACGGGAAGCCTGCATCAGCGGGTAGTGGCGTCGGTGCTCGAGAAGGAGCCTACCTTCGAGCGGCACCTGCGGCATCTGCGGAACACCTTCCGCCGCTCCATCGATCTCGCGAGGCGCGGTGTGGAGCGGCATTTTCCCGAGGGAACGCGTCTTTCGGCGCCCCAGGGAGGCGCTCTCCTCTGGGTGGAACTTCCTCCCGGCGGCGATTCCCTCGAACTCTACAGGCGGGCGCTCGAGTCCCGCATCGCCATTCTCCCGGGCCTGATCTGTTCCACCACCGATGCGTACCGGAGATACATCCGTCTGAACTGCGGGCATTTCTGGAGCGAGGAGTTCGACGAGGGAGTGCGTGTTCTCGGGGGTATCGCCCACACGTTCGCGAAAGCGTGA
- a CDS encoding LysE family translocator: MNDLHALLAASEFLFQVIKWAGVAFLGLRLLGSEGVVPLLPQFVVVEMPWPPQYLVLGAVFGVVDFLVMLGYAFLGRQASRMCSPRGVPWLERLCGGVFFILSASLALYRRQG; encoded by the coding sequence ATGAACGACCTTCACGCGCTCCTCGCCGCCTCGGAGTTTCTCTTTCAGGTCATCAAATGGGCCGGTGTGGCCTTTCTTGGCCTTCGACTCCTCGGATCCGAAGGGGTCGTTCCGCTGCTCCCTCAGTTCGTTGTGGTGGAGATGCCTTGGCCTCCGCAATACCTTGTGCTCGGCGCCGTCTTCGGCGTGGTGGACTTTCTGGTGATGCTCGGATACGCCTTCCTGGGCAGGCAGGCGAGCCGCATGTGTTCTCCCCGGGGAGTTCCATGGCTGGAGCGCCTTTGCGGCGGCGTGTTCTTCATTCTCTCCGCATCGCTTGCCCTGTACCGCCGTCAGGGATGA
- a CDS encoding ABC transporter substrate-binding protein: MMKKILVLSFCLLLLASAAFAADPIKIGYLANLTGDAATWGTHERDGAILAVEEINAAGGVLGRPLELIVYDVRARAEDAINAARRLVQEDKVVAIGGTNFSGLNIATYPIVAEAKVPQIGSFPTNPAVTVDPATGQARPYSFRICFTDPYQGKVMAEYLFNKLGVKKAAIIRDVGSDYSEGLSEYFVKTFEGLGGTVAANEAFRGGDVDFRAQLTNMKNSGAEAVAMPLLYKEMALIMKQAAELGWKPIFIGGDGYSANMHEIAGDAMVGSYWVYHLSFDDPMLEPLKAKFEKRFGAAPTEVVNTVAAYDIIYWIADAIKRAGKAEGEAVRDAIEDTKDLKLFHFTLTVDKATHNPLNKPAAILQFKDGSAKFLEMYAPQSEF; this comes from the coding sequence ATGATGAAGAAAATTCTTGTCCTGTCCTTCTGCCTTCTGCTTCTCGCCTCCGCGGCCTTCGCCGCGGACCCCATCAAGATCGGGTATCTGGCCAACCTGACGGGTGACGCCGCCACGTGGGGCACTCACGAGCGGGACGGCGCCATTCTCGCCGTCGAGGAGATCAACGCCGCAGGCGGCGTGCTCGGACGTCCCCTGGAACTCATTGTCTACGATGTCCGCGCTCGTGCGGAGGATGCCATCAATGCGGCCCGGCGCCTTGTCCAGGAGGACAAGGTGGTCGCCATCGGCGGCACGAACTTCAGTGGGCTCAACATTGCCACGTACCCCATCGTTGCCGAGGCGAAGGTTCCCCAGATCGGCAGTTTCCCCACGAATCCCGCCGTCACGGTGGACCCGGCGACGGGACAGGCACGGCCTTATTCCTTCCGCATCTGCTTCACCGACCCCTATCAGGGCAAGGTCATGGCGGAATATCTCTTCAACAAGCTGGGTGTCAAGAAGGCCGCGATCATCCGCGACGTGGGCAGTGACTATTCGGAAGGGCTTTCCGAGTATTTCGTGAAGACCTTCGAGGGACTCGGCGGCACGGTGGCGGCGAACGAAGCCTTCCGCGGTGGTGACGTGGACTTCCGTGCGCAGCTCACGAACATGAAGAACAGCGGCGCCGAGGCCGTGGCCATGCCCCTTCTCTACAAGGAAATGGCCCTCATCATGAAGCAGGCCGCGGAACTGGGCTGGAAGCCGATCTTCATCGGTGGCGACGGCTACAGTGCCAACATGCACGAGATCGCCGGCGACGCCATGGTGGGAAGCTATTGGGTCTACCACCTCAGCTTCGACGATCCCATGCTGGAGCCTCTGAAGGCAAAGTTCGAGAAACGTTTCGGTGCGGCGCCCACGGAAGTTGTAAACACCGTGGCGGCCTACGACATCATCTACTGGATCGCCGACGCCATCAAGCGCGCCGGCAAGGCGGAGGGTGAGGCCGTCCGGGATGCCATCGAAGACACGAAGGACCTGAAGCTCTTCCACTTCACTCTCACGGTGGACAAGGCGACTCACAATCCGCTCAACAAGCCTGCGGCTATTTTGCAGTTCAAGGACGGCTCCGCGAAATTCCTCGAGATGTACGCGCCGCAGTCCGAGTTCTAA
- a CDS encoding response regulator transcription factor, translating to MNERILVVEDDPAICTGLVDLLRSEGYEVERARDGVGALERFRSFCPDLVLLDIMIPRMSGYDVCRSIRKEDRVTPVVMLTAKGQEVDKVVGLELGADDYVVKPFGISELLARVRSALRRGALAKTASGERAAEISEVSFGDVRIDFNGMCGIKGNVHFPLTPKEAALLRFLFVHEGRVLDRATLLDHVWGISCDVTTRTVDQHVVRLRQKIEDDPAEPRFLVTVHGAGYRFSRS from the coding sequence GTGAACGAGCGCATTCTGGTGGTGGAGGACGATCCGGCGATCTGCACGGGGCTCGTTGATCTGCTGCGAAGCGAGGGGTACGAGGTGGAGAGAGCCCGGGACGGGGTGGGCGCTCTCGAACGCTTTCGTTCCTTTTGCCCCGACCTGGTGCTTCTGGACATCATGATCCCTCGCATGAGCGGCTACGATGTGTGCCGTTCCATTCGAAAAGAGGACCGGGTCACTCCGGTGGTGATGCTCACCGCCAAGGGGCAGGAAGTGGACAAGGTGGTCGGACTGGAGCTGGGGGCTGACGATTATGTGGTGAAACCCTTCGGCATCTCGGAACTGCTCGCTCGGGTACGGTCGGCCCTGCGTCGGGGGGCACTCGCGAAGACCGCATCGGGAGAACGCGCAGCGGAGATCTCCGAGGTTTCCTTCGGGGACGTGCGGATCGATTTCAACGGCATGTGCGGCATCAAAGGCAATGTGCACTTCCCGCTGACGCCGAAGGAAGCGGCATTGCTGCGTTTTCTCTTCGTCCACGAGGGCAGGGTGCTCGACCGCGCCACCCTGCTCGATCACGTGTGGGGCATTTCCTGCGACGTCACCACCCGCACGGTGGATCAGCATGTGGTGCGCCTGCGGCAGAAGATCGAGGACGATCCCGCGGAACCCCGCTTTCTCGTCACCGTCCATGGGGCGGGATACCGGTTCTCCCGTTCCTGA
- a CDS encoding PLP-dependent aminotransferase family protein encodes MIHFARRMKHMNRSEIREILKVTENPEIISFAGGLPASEAFPVEELREAVSIVLETAGTKALQYSLAEGLPSLRRKIAERSCALWNANTRMEDVQIVSGSQQALDFLGKIFLDEGDVVLCENPTYLAALSAFRAYGPRFVDVATDDEGMLPDDLEKKLASEKQARFIYVIPDFQNPTGRSWSLERRRALTDLADRFGVPVVEDNPYGELRFEGEFLPSLRALGNPDLTISLGTFSKILAPGLRVAWLIAPPAILEQIILAKQAADLQPSTISQMQIDTYLERFDVNAQVARIRALYKTRRNCMAEAIRETMGNAASFPFPQGGLFLWLRLAEGIDTKALLAESISRKVAYVPGEPFHANGGGSNTMRLNFSYMPEDRIREGITRLAGLVKEH; translated from the coding sequence ATGATTCATTTTGCACGCCGCATGAAACACATGAACAGATCGGAAATACGGGAGATCCTCAAGGTAACGGAGAATCCCGAGATCATCTCCTTCGCGGGAGGTCTTCCCGCTTCGGAAGCCTTCCCCGTGGAGGAACTCCGCGAAGCTGTGTCCATCGTTCTGGAAACCGCGGGAACGAAGGCGCTGCAGTACTCCCTCGCGGAAGGACTCCCCTCGCTGCGGCGAAAGATCGCCGAAAGATCCTGCGCACTCTGGAACGCAAACACCCGCATGGAGGATGTTCAGATCGTCAGCGGCTCCCAGCAGGCACTGGACTTTCTCGGGAAGATCTTCCTTGATGAGGGCGATGTGGTCCTCTGCGAGAACCCTACCTATCTCGCGGCACTCTCCGCCTTCCGGGCCTACGGCCCCCGCTTCGTCGACGTCGCCACCGACGACGAGGGGATGCTCCCGGACGATCTGGAGAAAAAGCTCGCCTCGGAAAAACAGGCACGGTTCATCTATGTCATTCCCGACTTTCAAAATCCCACGGGGCGTTCCTGGTCCCTGGAACGGCGCAGAGCCTTGACCGACCTGGCGGACCGTTTCGGTGTCCCCGTCGTGGAAGATAACCCCTATGGAGAACTCCGCTTCGAGGGAGAGTTTCTTCCCTCCCTCCGCGCTCTGGGCAATCCGGATCTCACGATCAGCCTCGGAACCTTCTCGAAAATTCTCGCTCCAGGATTACGGGTGGCGTGGCTCATCGCACCTCCCGCCATTCTGGAACAGATCATCCTCGCCAAGCAGGCGGCGGATCTCCAGCCCTCCACCATCAGCCAAATGCAGATCGACACCTACCTGGAGCGATTCGACGTGAACGCTCAGGTCGCCAGAATTCGGGCACTCTACAAAACCAGAAGAAACTGCATGGCCGAGGCGATCAGGGAAACCATGGGAAACGCCGCATCCTTCCCCTTTCCCCAAGGCGGCCTTTTTCTCTGGCTCCGCCTCGCCGAGGGAATCGACACAAAAGCGCTTCTCGCGGAGAGCATCTCCCGGAAAGTGGCCTACGTTCCCGGTGAACCCTTCCACGCCAACGGCGGCGGGAGCAACACCATGCGCCTCAATTTCTCCTACATGCCCGAGGATCGCATCCGGGAAGGCATCACCCGCCTGGCGGGGCTCGTCAAAGAACACTGA
- a CDS encoding L-2-amino-thiazoline-4-carboxylic acid hydrolase, which translates to MSVTVEALRDKNRFTITEKGTTDLRNAIEHRATWFYLLLDEARKKGLSWDEFARAAIFRCGRFHGEHKFSPTDSLVQFAREFANEDVRKIFEMDVKESTEERFVVEFHYCPLLSAWLKQEVSAEDAAHLCDIAMDGDRGILDAFPAFAFDLQCTLAQGAEVCRVVVTRRSSTSSK; encoded by the coding sequence ATGTCCGTAACCGTGGAGGCGCTGCGCGACAAAAACCGTTTCACCATCACCGAAAAGGGCACTACGGATCTCCGCAATGCCATTGAGCATCGGGCCACGTGGTTTTACCTGCTGCTTGACGAAGCCAGAAAAAAAGGACTTTCCTGGGACGAATTCGCCCGGGCCGCCATCTTTCGCTGCGGCCGTTTTCATGGAGAACATAAATTTTCTCCGACGGACTCGCTCGTGCAGTTCGCCCGGGAGTTCGCGAACGAGGACGTGCGGAAGATTTTCGAGATGGACGTCAAGGAATCCACGGAGGAGCGGTTTGTCGTGGAATTTCACTATTGTCCGCTCCTTTCGGCATGGCTCAAGCAGGAGGTTTCCGCCGAGGATGCGGCGCATCTTTGCGATATCGCCATGGATGGGGACCGGGGGATTCTCGACGCCTTCCCCGCGTTTGCCTTCGATCTCCAGTGCACGCTTGCGCAAGGTGCGGAGGTCTGCCGGGTTGTGGTGACCCGGCGCTCCTCAACTTCTTCAAAATGA